From Pseudomonas sp. G.S.17, the proteins below share one genomic window:
- a CDS encoding zinc transporter ZntB: MFDEQNAQWGLVHALVLDGSGGARFIARTELDCLQLQPHESVWLHWDRGHPQTHTWLRTASGLSEFACDLLLEENTRPRLLPLPDDNLLLFLRGVNLNPGAEPEDMVSVRIFAAAQQVISLRLRPLRATDELIEQLNEGKGPKTASELILYLAQYLTDKVQALVGDLTESVDIEEEKIDADERYTPDHGTLLHIRRRAAGLRRFLAPQRDIYAQLTRSKFPWFVDDDADYWNELNNSLTRYLEELELTRERVGLVLESEDRRLRERMNKTMYRFGIITGIFLPMSFLTGLLGINVGGIPGSASPYGFLVACALIIAVALGQWWLYRRLRWV; the protein is encoded by the coding sequence ATGTTTGACGAGCAAAACGCGCAGTGGGGGCTGGTACATGCTCTCGTATTGGATGGTAGTGGCGGGGCGCGTTTCATCGCTCGGACCGAACTGGATTGCCTACAGTTGCAGCCGCACGAGAGTGTCTGGCTGCACTGGGACCGTGGCCATCCGCAAACCCATACCTGGTTGCGCACCGCGAGCGGCTTGAGCGAGTTCGCCTGCGACCTGCTGCTCGAAGAAAACACCCGGCCACGTTTGCTGCCGCTGCCGGACGACAACCTGTTGCTGTTCCTGCGTGGGGTCAATCTCAATCCGGGGGCCGAGCCTGAAGACATGGTCTCGGTGCGGATCTTCGCCGCCGCCCAGCAGGTCATTTCCCTGCGCCTGCGTCCGCTGCGCGCCACCGACGAACTGATCGAGCAGCTGAACGAAGGCAAGGGGCCGAAAACCGCCTCCGAACTCATCCTTTATCTGGCCCAATATCTCACCGACAAAGTGCAGGCATTGGTCGGCGACCTGACTGAATCGGTCGATATAGAAGAAGAAAAGATAGATGCCGACGAGCGGTATACGCCCGATCACGGAACGTTGCTGCATATCCGTCGCCGAGCCGCTGGCTTGCGGCGTTTTCTCGCTCCGCAACGGGACATATACGCGCAACTGACCCGCAGTAAGTTCCCTTGGTTTGTCGACGACGATGCCGACTACTGGAATGAGCTCAACAACAGCCTGACCCGTTACCTCGAAGAACTGGAATTGACCCGTGAACGCGTGGGTTTGGTGCTCGAATCCGAAGATCGGCGCCTGCGCGAACGGATGAATAAAACCATGTATCGCTTCGGGATCATCACCGGTATTTTCCTGCCGATGAGCTTTCTGACCGGCTTGCTGGGGATCAACGTCGGAGGCATACCGGGGTCCGCCAGTCCTTACGGTTTTCTGGTGGCCTGTGCGTTGATAATCGCGGTCGCGTTGGGCCAATGGTGGCTGTATAGACGCCTGCGCTGGGTGTAA
- the rraA gene encoding ribonuclease E activity regulator RraA, which yields MHYLTPDLCDAYPELVQVVEPMFSNFGGRDSFGGEIVTIKCFEDNSLVREQVEQDGKGKVLVIDGGGSLRCALLGDMLAEKAARSGWEGMVIYGCIRDVDVIAQTDLGVQALASHPKKTDKRGIGDLNVPVTFAGVTFRPGEYVYADNNGVIISPSPLKMPE from the coding sequence ATGCATTACCTCACTCCCGATTTGTGCGATGCCTACCCGGAACTGGTGCAGGTCGTTGAGCCGATGTTCAGCAATTTTGGCGGCCGTGATTCCTTCGGTGGCGAAATCGTCACCATCAAGTGCTTTGAAGACAATTCCCTGGTACGCGAACAGGTCGAGCAGGACGGCAAGGGCAAGGTGTTGGTCATCGATGGTGGCGGATCGCTGCGTTGCGCCTTGCTGGGCGACATGCTGGCCGAGAAGGCCGCTCGAAGCGGCTGGGAAGGCATGGTTATCTACGGCTGCATCCGCGACGTGGATGTGATCGCGCAGACCGACCTCGGCGTTCAGGCGCTGGCCAGTCACCCGAAAAAGACCGACAAGCGCGGCATCGGCGATCTCAATGTCCCGGTCACTTTTGCCGGCGTGACCTTTCGTCCGGGCGAATACGTGTACGCCGACAATAACGGCGTGATCATTTCGCCTTCTCCTCTGAAAATGCCGGAATAA
- a CDS encoding alpha/beta fold hydrolase — translation MQSSSSLFPVALISAERRGDLIEDVYRLKPANSPDASVEIALTRLGLVAQPDARGVPVILLHGSFSNRRFWYSPKGIGLGAYLARAGFDVWIPEMRGHGLSARNQAYRYNRVADYARYDLPAIAAFVTEQSGQVAHWIGHSLGGTTLAAALGGQYLGPHSAASVALFGSQISRTYWPLKFPPLQWSSRLLLKPFEHISGPRFKRGPEDEPIGLALESLRWHGLFGRFGDKYSDWWAGLAEVAVPLLVVAAAGDHQDPVWACRKLYEQIGSQQRTFICLGREQGFSEDFGHVQMLVSKAAQREVWPLVKGWLDERSMPVPELSQQPIAAMH, via the coding sequence ATGCAAAGCAGCAGCAGCCTTTTTCCTGTGGCCTTGATCAGCGCCGAACGACGTGGCGATCTGATCGAGGACGTTTATCGCCTGAAACCCGCCAACAGTCCTGATGCCAGCGTCGAAATCGCCTTGACCCGTCTGGGACTGGTTGCGCAACCCGATGCGCGCGGCGTGCCGGTGATCCTGTTGCACGGCAGTTTTTCCAATCGACGGTTCTGGTATTCGCCCAAAGGCATTGGCCTGGGTGCGTATCTGGCCCGCGCCGGCTTTGATGTGTGGATTCCGGAAATGCGCGGGCATGGCTTGTCCGCGCGCAATCAGGCTTATCGCTACAACCGGGTTGCCGACTATGCGCGTTACGACCTGCCGGCCATCGCTGCGTTCGTGACCGAACAGAGCGGGCAAGTCGCCCACTGGATCGGCCATTCGCTGGGCGGCACAACCCTGGCTGCGGCGTTGGGCGGTCAGTATCTCGGGCCGCACAGCGCGGCTTCGGTGGCGCTGTTCGGCAGTCAGATCAGCCGCACCTACTGGCCGCTGAAATTTCCCCCGCTGCAATGGTCCAGCCGCTTGCTGCTCAAACCCTTCGAGCACATTTCCGGTCCGCGCTTCAAACGTGGCCCGGAAGACGAGCCGATTGGCCTGGCGCTGGAAAGCTTGCGCTGGCATGGCTTGTTCGGTCGGTTCGGCGACAAGTACAGCGACTGGTGGGCGGGTCTGGCCGAAGTGGCCGTGCCTTTATTGGTGGTCGCGGCGGCGGGCGATCATCAGGACCCGGTGTGGGCCTGTCGCAAGCTTTACGAGCAGATCGGCTCGCAGCAGCGCACGTTCATCTGCCTGGGGCGTGAACAGGGTTTCTCCGAGGATTTTGGCCACGTGCAGATGCTGGTCAGCAAAGCTGCGCAGCGCGAGGTCTGGCCGCTGGTCAAGGGCTGGCTGGACGAGCGCAGCATGCCTGTACCGGAGCTGTCGCAGCAGCCGATCGCTGCAATGCATTGA
- the ppsA gene encoding phosphoenolpyruvate synthase gives MVEYVVSLEKLGVHDVEHVGGKNASLGEMISNLAGAGVSVPGGFATTAQAYRDFLELSGLNDQIHAALDALDVDDVNALAKTGAQIRQWIMDAEFPEKLNAEIRTAFATLSAGNPNLAVAVRSSATAEDLPDASFAGQQETFLNIRGVENVIRAAKEVFASLFNDRAISYRVHQGFDHKLVALSAGVQRMVRSETGTAGVMFTLDTESGFRDVVFITGAYGLGETVVQGAVNPDEFYVHKGTLEAGRPAILRRNLGSKAIKMIYGEEASAGKSVKVIDVDAADRARFCLSDEEVSELAKQAMIIEKHYKCPMDIEWAKDGDDGKLYIVQARPETVKSRSQANVMERYLLKETGTVLVEGRAIGQRIGAGKVRIIKDVSEMDKVQPGDVLVSDMTDPDWEPVMKRASAIVTNRGGRTCHAAIIARELGIPAVVGCGNATQVLVDGQGVTVSCAEGDTGYIFEGELGFDIKTNSVDAMPDLPFKIMMNVGNPDRAFDFAQLPNAGVGLARLEFIINRMIGVHPKALLNYDGLPQDIKDSVDKRIAGYNDPVGFYVEKLVEGISTLAAAFTPKKVIVRLSDFKSNEYANLIGGKLYEPEEENPMLGFRGASRYISENFRDCFELECRALKRVREEMGLTNVEIMVPFVRTLGEASQVIDLLAENGLKRGENGLRIIMMCELPSNAILAEEFLEYFDGFSIGSNDLTQLTLGLDRDSGVIAHLFDERNPAVKKLLSNAIQACNKAGKYIGICGQGPSDHPDLARWLMDQGIESVSLNPDSVLETWFFLAEAQAPV, from the coding sequence TTGGTAGAGTACGTAGTTTCCCTCGAAAAGCTCGGCGTCCATGATGTGGAGCATGTGGGAGGCAAGAACGCATCCCTCGGCGAAATGATCAGCAACCTCGCAGGTGCTGGCGTTTCGGTGCCTGGTGGCTTTGCCACTACGGCTCAGGCCTACCGTGATTTCCTTGAGCTGAGTGGTCTGAACGATCAGATTCACGCAGCCCTGGATGCTCTTGATGTCGACGATGTCAACGCGTTGGCCAAGACCGGCGCGCAGATTCGTCAGTGGATCATGGACGCCGAGTTTCCCGAGAAGCTCAACGCCGAAATTCGCACTGCCTTCGCCACATTGTCGGCAGGCAATCCGAATCTGGCCGTTGCCGTGCGCTCTTCCGCCACCGCCGAAGACCTTCCCGACGCTTCGTTCGCCGGTCAGCAAGAAACCTTCCTGAATATCCGTGGCGTCGAGAACGTGATCCGCGCGGCCAAGGAAGTGTTCGCCTCGTTGTTCAACGACCGCGCCATTTCCTACCGCGTGCATCAGGGTTTTGACCACAAACTGGTGGCATTGTCCGCTGGCGTGCAGCGCATGGTCCGCTCCGAGACCGGCACCGCAGGCGTGATGTTCACCCTGGACACTGAATCGGGCTTCCGCGACGTGGTGTTCATCACCGGCGCTTACGGCCTGGGCGAGACCGTGGTGCAAGGCGCGGTCAATCCGGACGAATTCTACGTGCACAAAGGTACGCTTGAAGCCGGTCGTCCTGCGATCCTGCGCCGCAACCTGGGCAGCAAGGCAATCAAGATGATCTACGGCGAAGAAGCCTCGGCCGGCAAGTCGGTCAAGGTCATCGACGTGGATGCTGCAGACCGCGCACGTTTCTGCCTGAGCGACGAGGAAGTTTCCGAACTGGCCAAACAGGCGATGATCATCGAGAAGCACTACAAGTGCCCGATGGACATCGAATGGGCCAAGGACGGTGACGACGGCAAGCTCTACATCGTTCAGGCGCGTCCTGAAACCGTGAAGAGCCGCTCCCAGGCCAACGTCATGGAACGTTACCTGCTCAAGGAAACCGGCACCGTATTGGTAGAAGGCCGTGCCATCGGCCAGCGCATCGGTGCCGGCAAGGTCCGCATCATCAAGGACGTGTCCGAGATGGACAAGGTCCAGCCGGGCGACGTACTGGTCTCGGACATGACTGACCCGGATTGGGAACCGGTCATGAAACGCGCCAGCGCCATCGTCACCAACCGGGGCGGTCGTACCTGCCACGCGGCGATCATCGCCCGTGAACTGGGTATTCCGGCCGTGGTCGGTTGCGGCAATGCCACCCAAGTGCTGGTGGATGGCCAGGGCGTGACGGTTTCCTGCGCCGAAGGCGACACCGGTTACATCTTCGAAGGCGAGCTGGGTTTTGACATCAAGACCAACTCGGTCGATGCCATGCCGGATCTGCCGTTCAAGATCATGATGAACGTCGGCAACCCGGATCGCGCGTTCGACTTCGCCCAGCTGCCCAACGCCGGTGTCGGCCTGGCGCGTCTGGAATTCATCATCAACCGTATGATCGGCGTGCACCCCAAGGCGCTGCTCAACTACGACGGTCTGCCCCAAGACATCAAGGACAGCGTCGACAAGCGCATCGCCGGTTACAACGATCCGGTCGGCTTCTACGTCGAAAAACTGGTCGAAGGCATCAGTACCCTGGCGGCGGCGTTCACCCCGAAAAAGGTCATCGTGCGCCTCTCGGACTTCAAGTCCAACGAGTACGCGAACCTGATCGGCGGCAAATTGTACGAGCCGGAAGAGGAAAACCCGATGCTGGGTTTCCGTGGCGCCTCGCGTTACATCAGCGAGAATTTCCGCGACTGCTTCGAACTCGAATGCCGCGCGCTCAAGCGTGTCCGCGAAGAGATGGGCCTGACCAACGTGGAAATCATGGTGCCGTTCGTGCGTACCCTGGGCGAAGCGAGCCAGGTGATCGACCTGCTGGCGGAAAACGGTCTGAAACGCGGCGAAAATGGCCTGCGCATCATCATGATGTGTGAACTGCCGTCCAACGCGATTCTGGCTGAAGAGTTCCTCGAATACTTCGACGGCTTCTCCATCGGCTCCAACGACCTGACTCAGCTGACGCTGGGCCTGGACCGCGATTCCGGCGTCATTGCGCATCTGTTCGATGAACGTAATCCAGCGGTCAAGAAACTGCTGTCCAACGCAATCCAGGCCTGTAACAAGGCCGGCAAATACATCGGCATTTGCGGCCAGGGGCCGTCGGACCATCCGGATCTGGCGCGCTGGTTGATGGATCAAGGTATCGAAAGCGTCTCGTTGAACCCCGATTCCGTGCTGGAAACCTGGTTCTTCCTGGCAGAGGCTCAGGCTCCGGTCTGA
- a CDS encoding pyruvate, water dikinase regulatory protein — MKRSAFFISDGTGITAETLGQSLLAQFENITFNKFTRPYIDSVEKARAMVQQINAAAAKDDVRPIIFDTIVNQDIREILATSNGFMIDIFSTFLAPLEQELSSHSSYSVGKSHSIGHNSNYMERIEAVNFALDNDDGARTHYYDKADIILVGVSRCGKTPTCLYMAMQFGIRAANYPLTEDDMERLQLPNALKEHRNKLFGLTIDPDRLTAIRHERKPNSRYASYAQCEFEVREVENLFRRENIPNINSTHFSVEEISAKVLVEKGVERRFK; from the coding sequence ATGAAACGATCCGCTTTCTTTATCTCCGACGGCACCGGCATCACGGCCGAAACTCTAGGCCAGAGCCTGTTAGCGCAATTTGAGAACATTACGTTCAACAAGTTCACGAGGCCCTACATCGACAGCGTCGAGAAAGCGCGGGCGATGGTACAACAAATCAACGCCGCCGCTGCAAAGGACGACGTGCGCCCGATCATTTTCGACACCATCGTCAATCAGGACATCCGCGAAATCCTCGCGACGTCCAACGGCTTCATGATCGACATTTTCTCGACCTTTCTCGCGCCGCTGGAGCAGGAGCTTAGTTCACACTCTTCCTACTCGGTGGGCAAATCGCACTCCATCGGTCACAACTCCAACTACATGGAGCGGATCGAGGCGGTGAACTTCGCCCTGGACAATGACGACGGCGCACGCACCCATTATTACGACAAGGCGGACATCATTCTGGTGGGCGTCTCGCGGTGCGGCAAAACCCCGACTTGTCTGTACATGGCCATGCAATTCGGCATCCGCGCGGCCAACTATCCGCTCACCGAAGACGACATGGAGCGCCTGCAACTGCCCAACGCGCTCAAGGAGCACCGTAACAAATTATTCGGTCTGACCATTGATCCAGATCGGTTAACGGCGATTCGCCACGAACGTAAACCCAACAGCCGCTACGCCAGCTACGCCCAGTGCGAGTTTGAAGTCCGCGAGGTGGAAAACCTGTTCCGCCGCGAGAACATCCCGAACATCAATTCCACGCATTTCTCGGTAGAAGAAATCTCGGCCAAGGTGCTGGTCGAGAAAGGCGTGGAGCGGCGCTTCAAATAA
- the prpD gene encoding 2-methylcitrate dehydratase: protein MSSNVDLNNRPDYDQVLQDIADYVLTYRIESPLALDTARNCLMDTLGCGLLALRFPECTKHLGPIVEGTVVPFGARVPGTNLRLDPVKAAWDIGCTIRWLDYNDTWLAAEWGHPSDNLGAILAVADHLSQKRVADGEAPLSMRTVLEAMIMAHEIQGVIALENSFNRVGLDHVLLVKVASTAVAAKLMGASREQMLAALSHAFVDGQALRTYRHAPNAGSRKSWAAGDATSRAVRLADIAMRGEMGIPGVLTAPQWGFYDVLFSHTNKDLALKAGDQRAFSLSRPYGTYVMENVLFKISFPAEFHAQTACEAAVTLHPLVRNRISEIDRIVVTTHESAIRIISKVGPLANAADRDHCLQYMIAVPLVFGTLIAEHYEDEFHTAHPVIDQLRDKMEIVEDPRYSREYLEADKRSIANAIQVFFKDGSSTDKIEVEYPIGHRRRRADGIPLLEEKFKSNLATRFAPQRCEQILAVCKDQAGLEALPVHRFVDLWVNL, encoded by the coding sequence ATGAGCAGCAACGTTGATCTGAACAACCGCCCGGACTATGACCAGGTTCTGCAGGACATCGCCGATTATGTGCTGACCTACCGGATCGAGTCCCCGCTGGCTCTGGACACCGCGCGCAATTGCCTCATGGATACGTTGGGTTGCGGCCTGCTGGCCTTGCGTTTCCCGGAATGCACCAAGCATCTGGGCCCCATCGTCGAAGGCACCGTCGTGCCTTTTGGGGCTCGGGTTCCGGGTACGAACTTGCGCCTCGACCCGGTCAAGGCCGCCTGGGATATCGGCTGCACGATTCGCTGGCTGGATTACAACGACACCTGGCTCGCAGCGGAATGGGGGCATCCGTCGGACAACCTCGGCGCGATTCTCGCCGTGGCCGACCATCTGTCCCAGAAGCGTGTGGCAGATGGCGAAGCGCCGCTGAGCATGCGGACGGTGCTCGAGGCGATGATCATGGCCCACGAGATTCAGGGTGTGATCGCCCTGGAAAACTCCTTTAACCGCGTCGGACTGGACCACGTATTGCTGGTGAAAGTGGCGTCCACTGCCGTCGCCGCGAAACTGATGGGCGCCAGTCGCGAGCAGATGCTGGCGGCGCTGTCCCACGCTTTTGTCGATGGTCAGGCATTGCGGACTTATCGCCACGCGCCCAATGCCGGTTCGCGAAAATCCTGGGCGGCGGGCGATGCCACCAGTCGCGCAGTGCGTCTGGCGGACATCGCCATGCGCGGAGAAATGGGCATTCCGGGCGTGCTGACCGCGCCGCAGTGGGGCTTTTACGACGTGCTGTTCAGTCACACCAACAAAGACCTGGCGCTCAAGGCCGGGGATCAACGTGCCTTCAGCCTGTCCCGGCCCTACGGCACTTATGTGATGGAAAATGTGCTGTTCAAGATCAGCTTCCCCGCCGAATTCCATGCGCAAACGGCCTGTGAGGCGGCAGTCACGTTGCACCCGCTGGTACGCAATCGAATCTCCGAAATCGACCGGATTGTCGTGACCACCCATGAATCGGCGATTCGCATCATTTCCAAGGTCGGGCCGCTGGCCAACGCCGCTGATCGCGATCACTGTCTGCAGTACATGATCGCGGTCCCGCTGGTGTTTGGCACGCTGATCGCCGAGCACTATGAGGACGAATTTCATACGGCCCATCCGGTCATCGATCAACTGCGGGACAAGATGGAAATCGTCGAAGATCCACGCTACAGCCGCGAGTATCTGGAAGCGGACAAGCGCTCTATTGCCAATGCAATTCAAGTGTTTTTCAAGGACGGTTCCAGCACTGACAAGATTGAAGTCGAATACCCCATCGGCCACCGCCGACGTCGCGCCGACGGCATCCCGCTGCTGGAAGAGAAGTTCAAAAGCAACCTGGCCACCCGTTTCGCCCCACAACGCTGCGAGCAGATCCTCGCCGTGTGCAAGGATCAGGCAGGCCTGGAAGCGCTGCCGGTGCATCGGTTTGTGGATTTGTGGGTGAATCTATAG
- the prpF gene encoding 2-methylaconitate cis-trans isomerase PrpF, whose translation MAHPVQIKIPATYMRGGTSKGVFFKLQDLPLDAQVPGAARDTLLLRVIGSPDPYEKQIDGMGGATSSTSKTVIVSKSSRPEHDVDYLFGQVSIDKPFVDWSGNCGNLSAAVGPFAISNGLLQASRVPQNGVAVVRIWQANIGKTIIAHVPITDGAVQETGDFELDGVTFPAAEVQLEFMDPAADEEGAGGSMFPTGNLVDDLEVPGVGTFKATMINAGIPTIFINARDIGYTGSELQGDINGDPKALAMFETIRAYGALRMGLIEHLDQAAKRQHTPKVAFVAGPAAYVASSGKPVAAESVDLLVRAMSMGKLHHAMMGTAAVAIGTAAAVPGTLVNLAAGGVKREAVRFGHPSGTLRVGAEAVQSNGEWKVTKAIMSRSARVLMEGWVRVPGV comes from the coding sequence ATGGCTCACCCAGTGCAAATCAAAATCCCCGCCACTTATATGCGCGGCGGCACCAGCAAGGGCGTATTTTTCAAACTGCAGGATTTGCCCCTCGACGCGCAGGTCCCCGGCGCGGCCCGTGACACCTTGCTGTTGCGGGTGATTGGCAGCCCCGATCCCTATGAAAAGCAGATCGACGGCATGGGCGGCGCGACGTCCAGCACCAGCAAGACGGTGATCGTGTCGAAAAGCAGCAGGCCCGAGCACGACGTGGATTACCTGTTCGGTCAGGTTTCCATCGACAAGCCTTTCGTCGACTGGAGCGGCAATTGCGGCAATCTGTCAGCAGCGGTCGGCCCGTTTGCCATCAGCAATGGTTTACTGCAAGCCAGTCGTGTCCCGCAAAACGGTGTCGCGGTGGTGCGTATCTGGCAGGCCAATATCGGCAAGACGATCATTGCGCATGTGCCGATCACTGACGGCGCGGTGCAGGAAACCGGTGATTTCGAACTGGACGGGGTGACGTTTCCTGCCGCCGAGGTGCAGTTGGAGTTCATGGACCCGGCAGCAGACGAAGAGGGCGCGGGCGGCTCGATGTTTCCTACCGGCAATCTGGTGGATGACCTTGAGGTGCCGGGTGTCGGCACGTTCAAGGCGACCATGATCAATGCCGGGATTCCGACGATTTTCATCAATGCCAGGGATATCGGCTACACCGGCAGCGAATTGCAGGGCGATATCAACGGCGATCCCAAGGCGCTGGCGATGTTCGAGACCATCCGCGCTTACGGCGCGCTGCGCATGGGCCTGATCGAGCATCTGGATCAAGCGGCCAAGCGCCAGCACACGCCCAAGGTGGCCTTTGTTGCGGGGCCAGCGGCTTACGTGGCTTCCAGTGGCAAACCGGTGGCAGCCGAGAGCGTCGATCTGCTGGTGCGCGCCATGTCCATGGGCAAGCTGCACCACGCCATGATGGGCACGGCCGCTGTCGCCATCGGCACCGCTGCGGCGGTTCCCGGCACGTTGGTCAACCTGGCGGCTGGCGGCGTCAAGCGTGAAGCAGTGCGTTTCGGCCATCCATCCGGCACCTTGCGGGTCGGTGCTGAAGCCGTGCAAAGCAATGGCGAATGGAAGGTCACCAAGGCCATCATGAGTCGTAGTGCCCGGGTGTTGATGGAAGGCTGGGTGAGGGTGCCTGGGGTTTGA